Proteins from one Oenanthe melanoleuca isolate GR-GAL-2019-014 chromosome 1, OMel1.0, whole genome shotgun sequence genomic window:
- the LOC130256558 gene encoding CD276 antigen-like: MMCLPASPPALASRLGLGLFVLLCLGMGQALEKKVVRSKVGEKVGLPCCHEIPSSESLHRYRVYWQKNITEVVLAYSDGNMISKHERYRNRTEMDPWNLTLWVSPVGTLDNGSYQCIVQRNSIVVCDESVVLFVTADFSKPNITAEVSADSCELTEMVITCSSHGGFPKPRISGTLNNMSVEWDASWVSESSLSPYNVTGKLVLNVTKDINITCSVEHSGFSKSTSLLIEKTNDCIVPPVPPPYNVIIASIIIVITFILAITLAARYLPRHVCSHCCKHQDSVEEGVKEYTKASMSSKLTAETSSV, translated from the exons ATGATGTGCCTGCCTGCATCCCCACCGGCGCTGGCATCCAGGCTGGGGCTCGGGCTCTTcgtgctgctctgccttgggaTGG GCCAAGCACTGGAGAAGAAAGTAGTCAGGAGCAAAGTGGGGGAAAAGGTCGGCCTGCCTTGTTGCCATGAGATCCCCAGCTCAGAGAGCCTGCACAGGTACCGGGTGTACTGGCAGAAGAACATCACGGAGGTGGTGCTGGCCTACTCTGACGGGAACATGATCTCCAAGCACGAGCGGTACCGGAACCGGACTGAGATGGACCCCTGGAACCTCACGCTGTGGGTGTCCCCCGTGGGAACCCTGGACAATGGCTCCTACCAGTGCATAGTGCAGCGCAACTCCATCGTGGTGTGCGACGAGTCTGTCGTCCTCTTTGTGACAG CTGACTTCAGCAAGCCCAACATAACGGCAGAGGTGTCCGCTGATTCCTGCGAGTTGACTGAGATGGTGATAACATGTTCTTCTCATGGAGGGTTCCCCAAGCCCAGAATCTCTGGAACCCTCAACAACATGTCTGTGGAATGGGATGCCAGCTGGGTGTCTGAGTCCAGCCTCAGCCCATACAATGTCACTGGAAAACTGGTGCTCAATGTCACCAAAGACATCAACATCACTTGCTCCGTTGAACACAGTGGCTTTTCCAAGTCCACCAGTTTGCTTATTG AAAAAACAAACGACTGCATTGTTCCTCCTGTGCCTCCACCTTATAATGTCATTATTGCTTCAATTATCATCGTTATCACCTTCATTTTGGCTATCACCCTGGCAGCAAGATACCTCCCAAGGCATG TTTGTTCTCACTGTTGCAAGCACCAGGATTCAGTGGAAGAGGGTGTGAAAGAATATACAAAGGCGTCCATGAGCTCCAAACTGACAGCTGAAACATCATCTGTGTGA
- the TIMMDC1 gene encoding complex I assembly factor TIMMDC1, mitochondrial, with the protein MAEPRGAPVEFGRPAPLPQTGWERLRELWRRDEQQQYPEETLNIAKSAFTAGVVGWLYGGLPAFISARKAFIESSRGEIFQNRADAVQSAHRAGVRSFIRYGWRWSWRVAAFATIFNVVSTGLAAYRDKTTISNFAAAGAFTGALFRMHLGLQGLVGGIMFGTAFGVPAGGLLMAMYGLAGETLQEKRSRERKELYEQRLAEWQSRLSMTEILGQTENNAHGRPEMERATELKSY; encoded by the exons ATGGCGGAGCCCCGCGGCGCCCCGGTGGAGTTcggccgccccgcgccgctgCCGCAGACGGGCTGGGAGCGGCTCAGAGAGCTCTGGCGGCGAGA CGAGCAGCAGCAGTACCCGGAGGAGACGCTGAACATCGCCAAGTCGGCCTTCACGGCGGGCGTGGTGGGCTGGCTCTACGGGGGGCTGCCCGCCTTCATCAGCGCCCGCAAGGCCTTCATCGAGAGCAGCCGCGGCGAGATCTTCCAGAACCGCGCCGATGCCGTG CAATCTGCACACCGTGCTGGTGTCCGGAGTTTCATCCGCTACGGCTGGCGCTGGAGCTGGAGGGTCGCGGCTTTTGCCACCATATTCAA CGTGGTGAGCACGGGCCTGGCTGCGTACCGCGATAAAACCACCATCAGTAACTTCGCTGCAGCAGGAG CCTTCACAGGAGCCCTGTTCAGAATGCACTTGGGCCTGCAGGGCCTGGTGGGCGGCATCATGTTTGGAACAGCATTTGG GGTTCCTGCAGGAGGCCTCCTGATGGCAATGTATGGCTTGGCTGGTGAGACCCTGCAGGAGAAGAGGAGTCGTGAGCGCAAGGAGCTGTACGAGCAGAGGCTGGCAGAgtg GCAATCCAGGCTCAGTATGACTGAAATCTTAGgccaaacagaaaacaatgcCCATGGAAGACCAGAGATGGAGAGAGCAACAGAATTGAAGAGCTACTGA